The DNA window GCCGACCTCACCGCCGAAGGAATAGCCCGGCTCGACTACCTCATCGCCTCACATGACGATGACGATCACATCGGCGGGATCTCCGAGGTCCTCCGGCACGTGACCATCGGCGAATTCGTGAACAATGGGCTGCCAGCCGACACCGAGACGGCTGCCCACCTCTGGAGCCTGCTGGCCGACCAGGGAATCCCAAGCCTGGCCGCGACCGCCGGGGATACCATCCCCCTCGACCCCGCAAATATCACCGTCTCGGTGCTGAACCCGCCGGCAGACCGCGGAACCGACCAGAACGAGGATTCGGTCGTCCTCAGGCTCATCTTCGGCAACCAGTCATTCCTGCTGACCGGCGACGCCGGGACCGAGGCAGAGGATCGAATCCTCGCCGTCGGCCAGCCGATCGCGTCTACCTACCTCAAGGTCGGGCACCATGGGAGCAGCACGTCGACAGGAACCGGATTTGTTAACGCTGTTAACCCAACGGTCGCCATCATCGAAGCCGGCCGGTTCAACCTCTTCCACCATCCAAACCAGGCCGTTGTGAAGCGGCTGCAGGAGAGTGGAGCCACTGTCTACACCACCGCCGAGAGTGGGACAGTCCGGGTCACGGCCACCCGCACGAATTCCCGCCTGGAGACCACCCAGGGACCCGAACTCCCGATCACCCTCCCCGGCTTCTCGCTGCCGCCCACCGATCCAGACTTCGACGGCACCTTCGAGGACGTGGACGGCAACCAGCAGCGCGACTTTGCCGACGTGGTCGCCTACTTCAACCAGATGGACTGGATCGAAGCGAACGAACCGGTGGACCGGTTCGACATCGACCGAAACGGCCAGGTGGACTTCGGCGACGTGATCCGCCTCTTCACCATCATCGACGAACCGATCGTCACCCCCACTCCAACGCCGTCGCCAACCCCGACCATGACACAGGAACCGGACTACACGCTCGTGATCACCGGCCTCGATCTGGCGAACGAATGGGTCTCGGTCCAAAACACCGGCGAAGCCCCGGTCGATCTCACGGGCTGCACCCTCTCGGATGCCGGCTCGACCCATGTATACACCTTTCCGTCATTCACCCTCGCTGCCGGGTCGACCGTGACCATCCATACCGGCAGCGGCCAGACCACCGGAACGGACCTCTTCTGGGGGCTCGGGTCGTCGGTCTGGAACAATGACGGGGATACCGCCGCCCTGAAGAGACCGAGCGGCACAGTGATCTCAACACTGACCCGACCGTGAGGGTTCAGATCTCCGTTCTCGTTTCGATCCGTCGAGCGGCATAATCGACAGCGCCCAGTACGGGCAGCACGATTCCAAGTTATTTATATAGATGAGGGGTAGAAAAGAACGTATCATAGTGATGGCGGACCTGCATGAACGAGAACACTGATTCAGTCCCGGTCGACGATGCCTTCCCCATCGTCGGTGTAGGTGCGTCTGCCGGCGGGCTTGAGGCCCTTGAGCAGTTCCTGAATGGTGTACCCCCAAAGAGCGGCATGGCCTTTGTGGTCGTCCAGCACCTCGACCCGACCCAGCCGGGTATGCTGCCCGAACTGCTGCAGCGTACCACCCCGATGCAGGTCATCCAGATCACGGACTCCCTGGTCATTCAACCCAACTGTGTCTACGTCATCCCGCCAGGCCATGACCTCTCCCTGCTCCACCGAACCCTCTTCCTGCTCGAACCGCACGCCCCACGGGGATTGCGCCTCCCGATCGACTTCTTCTTCCGTTCCCTGGCCGACGACCTGCACGAGAAGAGTATCGGCGTCGTTCTGTCTGGCATGGGCTCCGACGGCACGATCGGCCTGCGAGCGATCAAGGAAAAGGGAGGGCTTGTGATCGTCCAGGACCCCGCCTCCGCAAAATTCGACGGCATGCCCCGGAGTGCCATCGACGCGAGGCTGGCCGACATCGTCGCACCTGCCGAAGACCTGCCGGAGAAGATCCTCGCATTCGCCCGGCACCTGCCAGTCACCACCGAACCGGAGCCTCAGATCGAGTCAGGGGCAGAAAATGCCTTTGACAAGATCGTCATCCTGCTTCGGGCCCGCACCGGGCACGACTTCTCCCTGTACAAAAAGAACACTGTGAACCGGCGTATCGAGCGACGGATGGCGATCCACCAGATCGAGCGGATCGCCACCTATGTACGGTTTCTCCAGGAGAACCCCCCGGAACTCGACCTGCTCTTCAGGGAACTCCTGATCGGGGTAACCAATTTCTTCCGTGATCCGGCCGTCTGGGAAACGCTCGGAGACCGGGTGATCCCGGACCTCATCACAGCCTCGCCGGACGGCACTACGCTCAGAGCTTGGGTGGCCGGCTGCTCAACCGGCGAGGAGGCCTTCTCCCTCGCGATCGTCTTCCGGGAGGCCCTCGGGAACCAGTCGCCGGCGAAGCAGTGTACCCTGCAGATCTACGCCACCGACCTCGACACGGATGCCATCGACCAGGCGCGGATGGGATACTATCCCGAGACGATCGCGACCGATATTACGGAGGAGCGTCTGGACCGGTTCTTTGTCAAAGAGGAGAAGGGATACCGGGTCAGAAAGGAGATCCGGGAGATGGTGGTCTTTGCCCCACAGAACATTATCATGGACCCGCCGTTCACCAGGCTCGATCTTCTCAGCTGCCGGAACCTGCTGATCTACCTGGAACCGGAGATCCAGCGAAAACTGATCCCTCTCTTCCACTATGCCCTGAACCCGGGAGGCGTGCTGATCCTCGGCACGGCCGAATCCATCGGAACCTTCACCGATCTCTTCTCGTCGCTCGATGCCAAACTCAGGCTGTACCGTAAGGTCCAGCCTCCCCTGCCAGCACCATCGGTCGAATTCCCCACTGTCTTCTTCCCGCCCACCAACGGTACAGTCGATCCGCGACCGACACAAAAACCGGTGGTTAACCTGCAATCGCTGGCCGACCAGGTGATCCTGCAGCAGTATGCACCTGCGGCCGTGTTGACCAGTGATACCGGCGACATTCTCTATATCAACGGGCGAACAGGGCGGTTTCTCGAGCCGGCGGCCGGAAAGGCCAACTGGAATATCTTCGCCATGGCCCGCGACGGGCTGCGTTCCGAACTGGGAGGTGCGTTCCGACATGCACTCCTACAGGAGAAGCCGGTCGCCCTCAGAGGAGTCAGGATCGTGAGTGAGGGGGTGACCGTTCACACAGACGTCACGATTCAGAAACTCACCGAGCCCTCTCCCCTGAAGGGGCTGGTGCTGATCGTTCTCGCCGATGTGCCACCCACTCCGGAAGCGCCGGTGCGAGTCCGCCACACCGGCCGGCGCGAGGAGATGCTGGACCTGAAGGAAAGGCTCCGCCAGAGCGAAGAGGATCTCAGGATAACCCGGGAGGAGATGCAGTCCTCGCAGGAGGAGTTGAAGTCGACCAACGAGGAACTCCAGTCGACCAATGAAGAACTCCAGTCGACCAACGAGGAACTGACCACCTCCAAAGAGGAGATGCAGTCGCTCAACGAAGAACTCCAGACCGTCAACACAGAACTGGAGAGCCGGGTCGCCGATCTCTCGCATGTGAATGACGACATGAAGAACCTGTTGAATAGCACCAACATCGCGACGGTCTTCCTCGACAACCAGCTCAACCTGCGGTGGTACACAGCCGGGATGACAAAACTGGTCAACCTGCTCCCGGGTGATGTGGGCCGGCCAGTCACAGACATTGCGTCCGACCTCTTCTACCCGGACCTGATCAGGGATGCCGGGGAGGTGCTGCGAACCCTCATTCCCGTGGAAACAGAGGTCACAGTCAGGGACGGCCACCGATTCTCGGTCCATATCACACCCTACCGGACCCTCGAAAACAGGATCGATGGCGTGGTGATCACGTTCGCGGATATCACGGCCTTCCGGAGACTGGAACAGGAACTCTCCAGGGCCCGCACCTATGCCGAGGCGATCGTGGCGACGATACGGGAGCCGCTGCTCGTCCTCGACAGTGAAATGCACGTCGTGTCGGCGAACCGCTCGTTCTTCGAGACGTTTCAGGTCTCACAGAAGGAGGTCGAGGGCCGCGAACTCTCCACGCTCGGCGACGGGGAATGGGACATTCCTGAACTTCAGCGGCTGCTGGGGACGATCCTGCCGGAGAACGCAGTCTTCAGTGACTTACGGGTCGACCATATCTTCCCGACGATCGGACGACGCCTGATGCTGCTCAATGCCCGCCGGATCATCACCGAGGGAGGGAATACGGAACTGATTCTGCTCGCCTTTGAGGATGTGACCGATAGAGTGGGAGCGGACAGTCCATGAAACCAGACCGTGAGAAGTCACTGAATCCAACACCCTCTGACACAAACCGCCTCAGACAGCATGCCGAGGAGGCGTTAAAGACACAACCGACCCTATCGGACGCAGTACTTTCGCATGAGAAAGCGATCGCCCTGGTCCACGAACTGCAGGTCCATCAGATCGAACTGGAGATGCAGAACGAAGAACTGGCCCAGACCCGGGAAGAGGCTGAAACTCTGCGGGACCAGTACATCGATCTCTATGACTTTGCGCCGGTTGGCTATGTCACGCTCGATCCGGCCGGGATCATCCAGGAGGTGAACCTGACCGGATCGCTGCTACTGTCAATGAACCGGGGGGCCCTCATCGGCGCACGGTTCGGGGCGTTCCTCCACCTGGACTCCCGGCTCCCCTTCACGGCGTTCTGCGAGCGGGTGCGTCGCACCGGCATCACAGAGACCTGCGACCTGAAAATGCAGGGGCCGGCCGGAGACCGGGTCTGGTATGCCCATCTGGATGGGAGGGTCAAGCAAGCGGGGCCGAACAGCGACGGTCGGATCCGGCTGGCCTTCAGCGATGTCACCGAGAACAGAAGGGCGAACGAAGCAGCAGCCGAGAGCGAACTGCGCTTCCGGCGACTCTTCGAGACAATGCTTCAGGGCGTGGTCTACCAGAACGCTGACGGCCGAATCATCTCCATGAACCCCGCAGCCGAGCGAATCCTCGGGAAGAGTCCGGCCGAATTCATCAACCAGACCTCGGAGGATACCGAGCATCACACGATCCGCGAGGACGGCACGAAGTTCCTGGGCCTGGAACATCCGGCGATGGTGGCCCTCAGAACCGGAGAGGATATCAAGGATGTGGTGATGGGCGTGTTCAATCCCAGGGAGCAGGGCTACCGCTGGATCAGCATCGACGCCGTCCCTCTCTTCCATCCGAGCGAGAAGAGGCCCTACCAGGTCTACACAATCTTCGACGACATCACTGAGCGCAGAAAAGCCGAAGAGGTGCTCAGGGAGTATGGAGAGAAGGTGCAGGCGAGCAACGAGGAGCTCCAGCAATTCGCCTATGTCACCTCGCACGATCTGCAGGAGCCACTCAGAAACATCGTCAGTTTCAGCCAACTCCTCAACCGACGATATCAGGGCCGGCTCGACGCAGATGCGGATGAGTATCTCGGGTTCATCATCGAAGGCGGGCAGCGGATGCAGTTGTTGATCAAGGATCTGCTCCAGTTCTCTCAGGTCCAGACCACGGCCAGACCCCTGGAACAGGTGGACATGCACGGGGTCGTTGCCGACGTTCTTCGGATGATGGAGAGGCAGATCCGCGAAGCGAACGCGACCGTGACCATGGGCGACCTCCCGGCGATCATGGCTGACGCATCCCAGCTCGAGCAGGTCTTTACGAACCTCATAGGAAACGCCCTGAAGTACCGCCGGCACGACCTGCCCCCTGCGATCCAGATCTCAGCCGAGCGGATGAGGAAGTGCTGGCGTTTCGCTGTCGCGGATAATGGGATCGGGATCGCACCCGAGTTCTTCGATCGTATCTTTGTGGTCTTCCAGCGGCTCCATACGATAGAGGAGTTCGAGGGCACGGGGATCGGGCTCGCGATCGTCAAGAAGATCGTCGAACGACACGGCGGACGTGTCAGCGTCACGTCGGTGCCTGGCGAGGGGAGCACGTTCTTCTTCACCCTGCCGGCGGTGGAGATCCGCGCACGGTCACGGAATGTCTGATACCCAGTCATATCGGAATGGTCCATCTGGTACCGTGCGATCGTCCACAACTCCCCAGGATACTGCTCTCGCATATGGAGATGCAGGATCTCCCGGGAGAGAAAGAAGCCAAGCCCGGAATTTTTTTCAGAGCCGCGTTCGAAGAGATGCGGTCTGTAATCGGAGGATTCCGGGCCCCCGGAATCCACCGCTCTGCGTCCCTGATAATATGGACGTCAGGTGTTCTTCCCCGTGATACGCCACATACCTTTTGGCACCAGGATCTCAAACCGTGCCCCCGTGCCCGGCTCACCAATCTCATGAATGGCGATACCGGTAATATCAAGGATCTCCCGAGAGATGGCTAAGCCAAGCCCCGTATTCTTCCCAAATCCACGTTCAAAGATCTTCTCCTTATGCTCTGCAGGGACACCATCGCCATCGTCCTCACATACGATCAGAAGGTCATCGCCAGATTCCTGCACAAAGAACCGGATGGTCGTGATCGTTCCGCCGTATCGAACTGCATTATCCATCAGGTTGTAACAGACCTTGACTATCAGCAGGTCGGCGAATATCTCGGTACCAGCAGGGAGATCGTTCTTCATCATGACCTGTCCGAACGGGACTGTCCTGGCCGCAGTATTCACAAGTATTCGGATATCCTGCCAGACCGGGGCATTGACACCAATCGCTTCGTATTCTTTGGTGAACTGGATCATGGCGGAGATCCATTTCGTTGCAGTTGATATTTTCTCAAAATTCTCGCTGAATGCGAGATCCAACTGTGAATCTGCGATTATATTGAGATATCCCTGCAGCGCGGTGAGCTGGTTGTTGATATCATGACGGGTGATACTGAAAAGGAGGTTGAGTTTCCGGTTCGCCAGTTTTAATGCATCCTCCACCCGCTTCAGTTCAGTGATATCACGGACTGCAGCGAAGACACCCACAATTTTTCCCGATTCATCGCGGTACACCGTCGCATTGTACTGAACAGGAGTCACCCGACCATCCCGGTGCCGGATCTCCAGGGCATAATCCACGACAGTCCCGTCACGGAAGACCATCTTGTACCCGGCCTCTGCCCGGTCTGGTTCTGTAAAGTAATCTGAAAAATCGGTGCCGATCAGGTCAGCCCTTGGCATACCGGTTGCTTCTTCCGTGGCAGTATTCACATCCTGGATCTTCCCGTCACGGTTGATCGTTACGAGAGGATCGATGCTCGCTTCGATCAGGCTACGGTTATAGGCGCCAAGTTCGTGCAGTGCTTCTTCCACCCGCCTGCGATCGGAGATGTCCCGAACGATGGCTTGCAGGCAGTAATCTCCTCTGAGCACAATGCGGTTGAGGGTCATTTCGACATCGAAGGGGGTGCGATCATGACGGGCAAGAACCCCCTCGAAAAATTGGGGTTCTCCAGAGAAGGCGGCATCAATCTTCTCTTTTGCTTTTTCTGCTGAAAGACTTCCGTCAGGCTGTCGTTCAGGTAGAAATTCCACAGGGGAGTGTCCGATGATCTGGTCCCGGGGACAGGCATACATCACCTCGGTGCTGTGATTGCACTCCAGAAAGACCGTACGGTTCATGATGAAGATGGCATCGCTTGCACTTTCAAAGAGCGTCCGGAACTTCGCTTCGCTCTCCAAGAGTGCCTCTTCGGCATGTTTTCGTTCGCTGATGTCCCTGATGTTGCACTGGATAATTCTCCTGTCATCAACAAGGTAGACATTGCTGATGAACTCCACATTCATCGTCCTGCCCTGAATTGTCTCCAGGGGCAGATCTTCATATCGGATATACCCCTCTGTCTTCAGTTCAGTGAACGCTTTTTTTGCCAGGGATTTATCTTGGATAAATCCAAGTTCCCAGAGATGCTTCCCGAGGAAGTAATCCAGCGGGTATCCGAGCATATCCAGAATGAATTTGTTCGCATCGATGATCTCCCCGGTGTCCCCATTAAGGATCAGGATCGCATCCTGGGCTGTTTGAAACAGCCGACGGTACTTGAGTTCCGATCTCTTCAGGTCATCTTCGGCATGTTTTCGCTCGCTGATATCCCGGATGTTGCACTGAATAATTCTCTTGTCATCAACAAAGTAGATATTGCTGATGAACTCCACATTCATCGTCCTGCCCTGAATTGTCTCCAGGGGCAGATCTTCATATCGGATATACCCCTCTGTCTTCAGTTCAGTGAACGCTTTTTTTGCCAGGGATTTATCCTGGATAAATCCAAGTTCCCAGAGATGCTTCCCGATGAAGTAATCCAGTGGGTATCCAAGCATATCCAGAATAAATTTATTCGCATCGATGATCTCCCCGGTGTCCCCGTCAAGGATCAGGATCGCATCCTGGGCCGTTTGAAACAGACGCCGATACCGAAGTTCAGATCTCCTCAGTTCACCTTCAGCAGTTCTTCGTTTCTCTTCATGATCAAGCGTCGCGAGGGCAAACGAGATATCCCCGGACTGTTCATGAAGAAGCCGGATGATCCGGTCGGTAAAAAATCCCGGTTCGGCAGCAAAGAAGGTGAGAACACCGGCATTTTCCGTACCAAGTGCGAAGGGGAAGGCGGCAAGGGAACGATATCCCCGCTCGAGCGCTCCTTTGCGCCATGCCACCATGGCTGAATTATTTTCGATATCATTGCAGACATTGGATCTTCCTTCCCGGAATGCAGTTCCGGTCGGGCCCTGCCCGTGGGGCACGTCATCAGTCGATATCGAGATCGAATCCAGATAGCCTTCAACATGACCGGCCTGTGCAATGGGTTCAATGAGGTGTTTTTCATCATCGACGATTCCTGCCCAGGCCATCATAAAACCGCCATCGTCGACAACGATCCGGCAGATCTCCTTCAGCAGTTCCGTTCTGTCATGAATATGAACGATTGCCTTGTTTGTCGTGCTCAGCACCGAATAGAGCCGGTTGACGATGGTGACCTGCTGATCGGCCCGGCGATGTTCGACTGCCGCCTTAATCTTGTGCGTGAGCTCGGCAAACTGTGGTTTGGGTGCTCCTCCTTTCTGAAGATAAAAGTCTGCACCGTTTTCAAAGGCGTCGATTGCAACCTCCTCCCTGCCTCTGCCGGTGAAGAGGATGAACGGGATGGTCTTATTCGTCGTCCGGATCTTCTTTAAGAGTTCTATGCCATCCATTCCCGGCATCTGGTAATCGGAGACAACAGCCTGGATCTCATTGGATTTCATCAGATCGAGGGCGGCCGGAGCAGAAAGTGCAGTGGTGACCGAAAATTCGGTCGTCCGCTCGAGGTACAGTTTACCAATCTCGAGGAGTGCGGACTCATCATCTACATAGAGAACTGATATCATGAAAACAAAACCGGATGAAACTGATATTCATAGTAAACATCCGGTTATCGATAATAAATACTTCGCCTCTACGAAGGAGGAAACTATCAAAGAGATGCTCCATTATTTTTTCAAATCAGGAATATGGTTGGAATTTAGTTTTTTTAAGGTATTCAATAAGAGAAGAGAGGTATAAAATTAGGTGCAAATCAGCCGGAAAAATATCCTGCAGACCGGGGAAAAGAACCCATCCCCAGGCCCCACAGACCATCCATTGGAAGTGTGTATCACCTCGCCCGGAAAAACCCGCACCATATTCCTGAGATAACAAAAGACCGGGGTGTGGAGTTCTGAAAATCGACAGAGAGATAAAAATGAGACAGTGAAGCCTACTCCGTTCTCAACAGACAAAACTTTCGTCCGCTTTCAGTCGGAAAAGTCGCACACTGCTGCAAAGTCCCCCTGTGATCTCTCCGTCGCTGCCGCGATACACCGTTGCATTGCACCGAATATATATGGTATGCCGGTTGGGATGCCGGATCTCAAGCGGATGATCGATGCTTTTTCCCTGGAGATGATCTGACGATATCCCTCGCGTACCTTCTCCGGATCCGTACCGTGCTCAGAGAGATCGGTGCCAATCTGTTCATCCCCAGATATGCCAGTCACGTTCCCAGTGACGGTATTCACCTCCTGGATCGTTCTGTCAGGGCTGATCGTTACGAACGGATCGATGCTCACTTCGAAAAGGCTGCAGTTGTACGTGCCAAGCCAGTGGAGTACCCCCCTACCTGCGATCGGGAACCTCCCGAACGATGGCTTGCAGGCAGTAATCACCCTTGAGCACGATGCGGTTGAGAATCACATCGACATTGAAGGTGGTGTGATCATAACGGGTCTGGACCCACTCAAAAAACTGGGGCTCTCCAGAGAAGGCGGAATCAATCTTCTCTTTTGCTTTCTCAGTTGAAAGCCTTCCATCTGGCTGGCATTTCGGGGACAATGCCACAGGAGAACTGCCGAGGATCTGATCTCGGGAACAGCCAGATATCACCTCTGTATTGTGGTTGCAGTCCAGAATGACGGTGCTGTTCATGATGAAGACGGCATCGCTTGTATATTCAAAGAGCGTCCGGTACTGTGCTTCACTCTCCACAAGTGCATCTCTCACATGTCTTCGTGCGGTAATATCCCGGATGTTGCACTGGAAGATCTTCTTGTCACCCGCAAGGTAGACATGACTGATGAAATCAACGTCAATACTCCGACCGTCCTTTGTCTCCAGGGGCAGATCCTCGTACCGAATATAACCCTTCGTTTTCAGTTCAGCGAATGCATGCTGAGCGATGAATTTGTCCTTGATGAACCCGAGTTCCCAGAGATGTTTACCGATACAGTACTCAAGCGGGTACCCGAGCATATCGAGAATGAATCCATTTGCATCAATAATTTCACCAGTATCACCGTCAAGGATCAGGATCGCATCCTGTGCTGTTTCGAAGAGACGGCGGTACCGGATTTCAGATATCTTCAATGCATCCTGAAACACTTTCCTGCTGGTGATATCCCGGATGTTGCACTGGAAGATCTTCTTATCACCAACATAGTAGACATGACCAATGAAATCGACATCAATACTCCGCCCGTCCTTTGTCTCCAGAGGGAGGTCTTCATATCGGATGCGACCGTTTGTTTTCAGTTCAGCGAATGCGTGCTGAGCGATGGATTTGTCCTTGATGAACCCGAGTTCCCAGAGATGTTTGCCGATACAGTACTCAAGCGGGTACCCCAGCATATCGAGAATGAATGCATTTGCATCGATAATTTCACCGGCATCACCGTCAAGGATCAGGATCGCGTCCTGTGCCGTTTCGAAGAGGCGACGGTACCGGGTCTCTGATGTCTTCAATGCATCCTGAAACACTTTCCTGCTGGTGATATCCCGGATGTTGCACTGAAAGATCTTCTTATCGCCTACATTGTAGACATGGCTGATGAAATCGACAGTAATACTTCGCCCGTCCTTGGTCTCCAGAGGAAGATCCTCGTACCGGATATAACCGTTCGTCTTCAGTTCAGTGAATGCATGCTGAGCGATGGATTTGTCCCTGATGAACCCGAGTTCCCAGAGATTTTTGCCGATACAGTACTCAAGCGGGTATCCGAGCATATCGAGAATGAATGCATTTGCATCGATAATTTTACCAGTATCACCTTCAAGGATCAGGATCGCATCCTGTGCCGTCTCAAAGAGACGGCGGTACTGGATCTCTGATTTTTTAAGATTGTTTATGGCCGCTATTCGTTGCTCTTCATGATCCAGAATTCCAAGAGCAAACGAGATATCTCCGGATTGTTCATGAAGAAGCTCGATGATCTGATCGGTAAAAAAACCAGATTCCGAAGCGTAAAATGAGATTACACCGGCATTTCTGGTATCTAGAGCGAAGGGGAAGGCAGCGAGCGAACGATAACCCCGCTCAAGCGCTCCTTTGCGCCACAGAGCCATCTTCGGATCGCTTTCGATATCATTACAGACCGTGAACATTCCCTTGCGGAATGCAGTTCCGGTCGGACCTTGACCAAGGGGTATATCATCGGTCGATATCAACATCTGATCGAGAAAACCTTCGACATATCCAGCCTGTGCAATGGGTTCGATGAGGTGCTTTTCACCATCGAAAAATCCTGCCCAGGCCATCGTAAAACCGCCGTCATCGACAACGATCCGGCAGATCTCGTTCAACAGTTCCTTTTTATCATGGATACGAACGATTGCGTGGTTTGTCGCACTGAGCACCGTATAGAGCCGCTGGAGGGCGATGACCTGGAGATCAGCCCGGCGATGATTGACTGCTGCCTTAATCTTATGTGAAAGTTCGGCAAACTGTGGTTTGGGCGCCCCACCTTTCTGGAGATAAAAATCCGCACCGTTTTCAAAAGCCTGAATAGCGATCTCTTCCCTGCCCCTGCCGGTGAAGAGGATGAACGGGATGGATTTATTCATCGCCCTGACCGCTTTTAATAACTCAATACCATCCATCCCCGGCATCTGATAATCAGAGACAATGGCCTGGATATCATTAGATTTCATCAGGTCGAGGGCAGCCCGAGCAGATGATGTCGTGATCACGGAAAAATCAGTCGTCCGCTCGAGGTACAGTTTTCCAATGTCGAGGAGGACGGACTCATCGTCTACATAAAGAACCGATATCGTAGAAACCAACTCGAGGGAATCACTATTTCAAAAGGAATATCCATGAGCAGCCATCCTGGCATCACTAACAACGTCATATGTCCCGACACAAAGACTATTCTCTTATGCAATAGACGCCTGATCTCACGGCTGATTATTTATAATTTCCGTATAACCCTCTGTATCCGGAATGGAGATGATCGGGTGCCTGTTGACAGGTCATCGCGAAGAGAGCAGTACCCTGCCGGCCCTTCTGGAAGAACACCCATCTTCCCAAAAGAGTATTTAAGGATCCAG is part of the Methanosphaerula palustris E1-9c genome and encodes:
- a CDS encoding PAS domain-containing protein; this encodes MITACKPSFGRFPIAGRGVLHWLGTYNCSLFEVSIDPFVTISPDRTIQEVNTVTGNVTGISGDEQIGTDLSEHGTDPEKVREGYRQIISREKASIIRLRSGIPTGIPYIFGAMQRCIAAATERSQGDFAAVCDFSD
- a CDS encoding PAS domain S-box protein, which gives rise to MVSTISVLYVDDESVLLDIGKLYLERTTDFSVITTSSARAALDLMKSNDIQAIVSDYQMPGMDGIELLKAVRAMNKSIPFILFTGRGREEIAIQAFENGADFYLQKGGAPKPQFAELSHKIKAAVNHRRADLQVIALQRLYTVLSATNHAIVRIHDKKELLNEICRIVVDDGGFTMAWAGFFDGEKHLIEPIAQAGYVEGFLDQMLISTDDIPLGQGPTGTAFRKGMFTVCNDIESDPKMALWRKGALERGYRSLAAFPFALDTRNAGVISFYASESGFFTDQIIELLHEQSGDISFALGILDHEEQRIAAINNLKKSEIQYRRLFETAQDAILILEGDTGKIIDANAFILDMLGYPLEYCIGKNLWELGFIRDKSIAQHAFTELKTNGYIRYEDLPLETKDGRSITVDFISHVYNVGDKKIFQCNIRDITSRKVFQDALKTSETRYRRLFETAQDAILILDGDAGEIIDANAFILDMLGYPLEYCIGKHLWELGFIKDKSIAQHAFAELKTNGRIRYEDLPLETKDGRSIDVDFIGHVYYVGDKKIFQCNIRDITSRKVFQDALKISEIRYRRLFETAQDAILILDGDTGEIIDANGFILDMLGYPLEYCIGKHLWELGFIKDKFIAQHAFAELKTKGYIRYEDLPLETKDGRSIDVDFISHVYLAGDKKIFQCNIRDITARRHVRDALVESEAQYRTLFEYTSDAVFIMNSTVILDCNHNTEVISGCSRDQILGSSPVALSPKCQPDGRLSTEKAKEKIDSAFSGEPQFFEWVQTRYDHTTFNVDVILNRIVLKGDYCLQAIVREVPDRR